The following coding sequences lie in one Rutidosis leptorrhynchoides isolate AG116_Rl617_1_P2 chromosome 4, CSIRO_AGI_Rlap_v1, whole genome shotgun sequence genomic window:
- the LOC139904633 gene encoding nuclear pore complex protein NUP96 — translation MGVDLDTLDSFCQSLVQSQSQFKKRKVTLEGDNGSSTYSVSCEVKTFLPTLQASDYFMEPSLSELFTRELTDPSHCSRVQNFTVGRYGYGSVRFFGETDVRWLDLDQIIKFNRHEIIVYEDETTKPVVGKGLNKAAEVTLVLQISSSVEKLMVTAEKQGAEFISFDPNRKEWKFSVQHFSRFGLNDDEEDVMMDDADADVDADAEAREPVTMNDSDGSDFDEEGALVDPRLLSHSLPSHLGLDPVRMKEMRMMMFPAEEEEDDEELNERFSHHKPPFGKEPLSKPVQRSSPPAIRKTPLALLEYNPGSFTSSPNGSILLSQQNKGLPLTTAKVQGFKMELKETPVTKSYSRNIVDAGLFMGRSFGIGWGPNGVLLHCGSTVGGGVQKRELSSMINLEKVATDDVVRDENNKVREELIDLCFDAPLNFHKEISHETNEVVVDSFKLKARKLVFNRLELSHVCRSYIDIIEKQLEVPGLSSSARVVLMHQVFVWELIKVLFSSKESSVEVDEDALPLIRRAEFSEWLQESVCHRVQDDISSLNDTNDDLQHLFLLLTGRQLDAAVELSSSRGDVRLACLLSQAGGSTVNRTDIDRQLKLWKTNGLDFNFIEKDRVRLFELLAGNIDAALGEMHIDWKRFLGLLMWYKLPPDTDLITIFQTYHHLLEGGRAPFPVPVYIDEGLVDEGVIWNPGKRFDLAYYLMILHGSEEREYSILKNMFSAFASTHDPLDHHMIWHQRAVLEAVGTFSSDDLHVLDMGLVSQLLSLGHCHWAIYVVLHMPHRDDYPCLQANVIREILFQYCETWSAQENQRQFIEDLGIPSAWLHEALAIYHAYYGNSFKTLEHYLGCAFWQKAHSTFITSVAHSLFLSGKQSEILKFATSMEDHKSEIENWDMGAGIYLTFYALRDSLKENDDSMMELVSLADKNDACKKFFSRLKGSMAIWDSRLPIDARMVYAKMAEEISDLLVADSGEGSTTEVKLECFNSIFDSPMPEDLLSCHLQSAISHFTLHLTETASLT, via the exons ATGGGTGTGGATTTGGATACGTTAGACTCATTTTGTCAGTCACTTGTTCAATCTCAATCTCAGTTTAAGAAAAGAAAAGTGACTTTGGAAGGTGATAATGGCTCTTCAACCTATTCAGTCTCTTGTGAGGTTAAAACTTTCTTGCCTACTCTCCAAGCTTCTGATTATTTCATGGAACCTAGTCTGAGTGAATTGTTCACTAGGGAACTCACGGATCCAAGTCATTGCAGCAGGGTTCAAAATTTTACAGTTGGTAGATATGGTTATGGAAGTGTTAGGTTTTTTGGTGAAACTGATGTCAGATGGTTAGATTTGGACCAGATTATTAAGTTCAATAGGCACGAGATAATTGTGTATGAAGATGAAACCACAAAACCTGTGGTTGGTAAGGGACTTAACAAGGCTGCTGAAGTAACATTAGTGCTACAAATAAGCTCCTCGGTTGAAAAGCTGATGGTGACTGCAGAAAAGCAAGGAGCTGAGTTTATTTCTTTTGACCCAAACCGAAAAGAATGGAAGTTTTCCGTTCAACATTTTAGCAGATTTGGTTTGAACGATGATGAGGAAGATGTTATGATGGATGATGCGGATGCGGATGTGGATGCGGACGCTGAAGCTCGAGAACCAGTTACAATGAATGATAGTGATGGTTCTGATTTTGATGAAGAGGGCGCGTTAGTGGATCCCCGACTGCTTTCTCATTCACTTCCTTCACACCTTGGTCTTGATCCTGTTAGAATGAAGGAAATGAGAATGATGATGTTTCctgctgaagaagaagaagatgatgaggaactgAATGAAAGATTTTCACACCATAAACCACCGTTTGGTAAGGAACCGTTAAGCAAGCCAGTTCAAAGATCCAGCCCTCCAGCAATTCGGAAAACACCACTAGCTTTACTTGAGTACAACCCTGGCAGTTTTACCTCAAGCCCTAACGGGTCTATTTTATTGTCCCAACAAAACAAAGGACTTCCGTTGACAACAGCAAAAGTTCAGGGGTTTAAAATGGAACTAAAAGAAACACCAGTAACGAAAAGCTATTCCCGGAACATAGTTGATGCTGGATTGTTCATGGGTAGGTCATTTGGTATAGGCTGGGGTCCAAATGGGGTCCTTCTTCACTGTGGTTCTACTGTTGGTGGTGGTGTTCAAAAACGGGAATTGTCATCAATGATAAATCTAGAAAAAGTTGCAACTGATGATGTTGTAAGAGATGAAAATAACAAAGTAAGGGAGGAACTTATAGATTTATGTTTTGATGCTCCTCTAAATTTTCATAAAGAAATTAGTCATGAGACCAACGAAGTTGTAGTTGATTCGTTTAAGCTAAAGGCTCGTAAGCTTGTCTTTAATCGCTTAGAACTTTCTCATGTATGTCGAAGCTACATAGATATTATCGAGAAGCAATTAGAGGTACCAGGATTATCTTCTTCTGCTCGTGTAGTTTTAATGCACCAAGTGTTTGTTTGGGAACTGATAAAGGTTCTGTTTTCCTCAAAAGAGAGTTCAGTAGAGGTTGATGAAGATGCACTTCCTTTAATCCGAAGAGCAGAGTTCAGTGAATGGTTGCAAGAGAGTGTGTGTCACCGTGTACAAGATGATATAAGCTCCTTAAATGATACAAATGATGATTTGCAGCACCTGTTTTTGCTTCTAACTGGAAGACAACTTGATGCAGCTGTAGAACTGTCCTCTTCTAGGGGAGATGTTAGACTTGCTTGTCTGCTGAGTCAGGCTGGTGGGTCCACTGTCAATCGTACTGATATTGATCGACAACTTAAGCTTTGGAAAACTAATGGTCTTGATTTCAATTTTATCGAAAAGGATCGTGTGCGGCTTTTCGAGTTGCTTGCTGGTAATATTGATGCTGCATTAGGTGAAATGCATATTGACTGGAAAAGGTTTTTAGGTTTGTTGATGTGGTATAAGCTTCCACCTGATACTGATCTGATTACCATTTTTCAGACGTATCATCATCTTTTAGAAGGTGGACGAGCCCCTTTTCCTGTTCCTGTTTACATAGACGAAGGACTGGTAGACGAAGGTGTAATATGGAACCCTGGTAAACGTTTTGATCTCGCATATTATCTTATGATTCTTCATGGCAGTGAAGAGAGAGAATATAGCATCTTGAAGAATATGTTTAGTGCGTTTGCTTCAACTCATGATCCACTTGATCACCATATGATTTGGCATCAGCGGGCAGTGTTGGAAGCAGTTGGAACATTTAGTTCTGATGATCTTCATGTTCTTGACATGGGTCTTGTTTCTCAGTTGCTATCCCTAGGACACTGTCATTGGGCTATCTATGTCGTGCTTCACATGCCCCATCGTGATGATTATCCTTGTCTACAAGCTAATGTCATTAGGGAAATCTTGTTCCAGTATTGTGAAACTTGGAGTGCTCAAGAGAACCAACGCCAATTTATTGAGGATTTGGGTATTCCATCAGCGTGGTTGCATGAGGCATTG GCAATATATCATGCTTACTACGGGAATTCTTTCAAGACCCTTGAACACTATCTTGGATGTGCTTTCTGGCAAAAAGCACATTCAACGTTTATAACTTCAGTTGCACATTCACTGTTCTTATCAG GCAAGCAATCAGAAATTTTGAAGTTCGCAACCTCTATGGAAGACCATAAATCAGAGATCGAGAATTGGGACATGGGAGCTGGAATCTATTTAACATTTTATGCCCTTAGAGATTCTTTGAAGGAGAACGATGACTCAATGATGGAACTG GTATCTCTTGCAGACAAAAACGATGCCTGTAAGAAATTCTTCAGTCGCTTGAAAGGGTCTATGGCAATCTGGGACAGCCGTTTGCCTATTGATGCCAG AATGGTGTATGCAAAGATGGCAGAAGAAATCAGTGATCTGCTTGTTGCCGATTCTGGGGAGGGTTCGACCACAGAGGTTAAGTTGGAATGCTTCAATTCAATTTTTGACTCCCCTATGCCTGAAGATCTTCTTTCATGCCATTTGCAGTCTGCAATATCACATTTTACATTGCATCTTACAGAAACAGCTTCATTGACATAA
- the LOC139844034 gene encoding uncharacterized protein codes for MADNYSHEQQQQQRNQKYLLFIKLMSKRRTWVFLFLFVYTILLSSSWNLLKSVLSWYKSSVTSSPTSSYGWPAIYASVALGVIFGLLSMVAALAVAVPATVVTWTSVLVLLTFFGKPRKSLVVEGKNLTVEIVTTVAKILIKEGNLVAAVCAVLGYFLLVTSNK; via the coding sequence ATGGCCGACAATTACTCacatgaacaacaacaacaacaacgtaaTCAGAAATACTTACTTTTTATAAAATTAATGAGTAAACGTAGAACATGGGTGTTCCTTTTTTTATTCGTTTACACAATCTTATTATCGTCATCTTGGAacttattaaaatcagtattatcatGGTACAAATCGTCAGTGACGTCATCACCCACGTCATCATATGGTTGGCCTGCGATCTATGCTTCAGTTGCTTTAGGTGTTATATTTGGTTTACTTTCAATGGTGGCTGCTTTAGCTGTTGCTGTTCCGGCAACTGTGGTGACGTGGACTTCTGTTTTAGTTTTGTTGACTTTTTTTGGTAAACCAAGAAAGTCTTTAGTTGTTGAAGGTAAGAATTTAACGGTGGAGATTGTAACAACTGTTGCTAAGATTTTGATAAAAGAAGGCAATTTAGTTGCAGCTGTTTGTGCTGTTTTGGGATATTTTTTACTTGTTACAAGTAACAAATAA
- the LOC139904454 gene encoding plasma membrane ATPase-like isoform X1 → MAGSSSISWDDLTKENVDLETVPVEEVFETLKCTKGGLTTEEGNNRLNIFGPNKLEEKKESKLLKFLGFMWNPLSWVMEAAAIMAIVLANGGGKPPDWQDFVGITTLLIINSTISFIEENNAGNAAAALMAGLAPKTKVIRDGKWDEQDAAILVPGDVISVKLGDIIPADARLLEGDPLKIDQSALTGESLPVTKNPGDSVYSGSTCKQGEIEAVVIATGVHTFFGKAAHLVDSTNQVGHFQKVLTSIGNFCICSIAVGLIIEIVVMYPIQKRTYRNGIDNLLVLLIGGIPIAMPTVLSVTMAIGSHKLSEQGAITKRMTAIEEMAGMDVLCSDKTGTLTLNKLTVDKTLIEVFIKDTDKDQVILLGARASRVENQDAIDACIVGMLPDPKEARAGVTEVHFLPFNPVDKRTAMTYIDQSGNWHRVSKGAPEQIVELCNLKTDDKNKVFSIIDKFAERGLRSLAVCQQTVPEKTKESSGGPWEFVGLLPLFDPPRHDSAETIRRALHLGVNVKMITGDQLAIGKETGRRLGMGTNMYPSSSLLGQNKDSAIADIPIEELIEKADGFAGVFPEHKYEIVRKLQERKHICGMTGDGVNDAPALKRADIGIAVADATDAARGASDIVLTEPGLSVIVSAVLTSRAIFQRMKNYTIYAVSITIRIVLGFMLIALIWKFDFSPFMVLIIAILNDGTIMTISKDKVKPSPMPDSWKLKEIFATGVVLGTYLAVMTVIFFWLAKESDFFTERFGVKSIRDSEYELMSALYLQVSIISQALIFVTRSRSWSFIERPGLLLLTAFFIAQLIATTIAVYANWDFARVKGIGWGWAGVIWLYSIIFYFPLDIFKFIIRYALSGKAWDNMLEKRTAFTSKKDYGRGEREAQWATDQRTLHGLQAPNANEILKDKNDYRELSELAEQAKRRAEVARLRELHTLKGHVESVVKLKGLDIETIQQHYTV, encoded by the exons atggccgGAAGCTCGAGTATCAGCTGGGATGATCTCACCAAAGAGAATGTTGATCTT GAGACTGTTCCAGTTGAGGAAGTATTTGAAACCTTGAAATGTACAAAAGGGGGATTGACTACTGAAGAAGGGAATAACAGGCTCAATATATTTGGCCCTAACAAGCTAGAAGAGAAAAAG GAAAGCAAGCTTCTAAAGTTCTTAGGGTTCATGTGGAATCCATTGTCATGGGTCATGGAAGCTGCTGCAATTATGGCTATTGTCTTGGCCAATGGAGGG GGCAAGCCTCCAGATTGGCAAGATTTTGTTGGAATCACAACATTACTAATAATCAACTCGACTATTAGTTTTATCGAAGAAAACAATGCAGGAAACGCTGCAGCAGCTCTTATGGCAGGTCTTGCACCAAAAACAAAGGTCATACGTGACGGGAAATGGGATGAACAAGACGCTGCTATTTTGGTACCTGGTGATGTTATTAGTGTCAAATTGGGTGATATTATCCCAGCTGACGCACGTCTTTTAGAAGGAGATCCTCTTAAGATTGATCAATCTGCATTGACTGGTGAATCATTACCCGTGACCAAGAATCCAGGTGATAGCGTTTATTCGGGCTCTACTTGCAAACAAGGAGAGATTGAAGCTGTTGTTATCGCTACTGGTGTCCACACGTTCTTTGGAAAGGCTGCTCATTTAGTCGATAGCACAAATCAAGTCGGACATTTCCAAAAG GTGTTGACATCCATAGGTAACTTCTGCATATGCTCCATAGCAGTCGGGCTAATTATCGAAATAGTGGTGATGTACCCAATTCAGAAACGAACATATAGAAACGGAATCGATAATTTACTTGTTCTACTCATTGGAGGTATCCCAATTGCCATGCCAACAGTGTTGTCAGTGACCATGGCAATCGGGTCCCACAAGTTATCGGAGCAAGGTGCTATCACTAAGAGAATGACAGCCATTGAAGAAATGGCGGGAATGGATGTTTTGTGCAGTGACAAAACTGGTACCCTCACCTTGAACAAACTTACAGTTGACAAAACTCTCATTGAG GTTTTCATAAAGGATACTGATAAGGATCAAGTGATTCTATTGGGAGCAAGGGCTTCAAGAGTGGAGAATCAAGATGCAATTGATGCTTGTATTGTAGGAATGCTTCCTGATCCTAAGGag GCACGAGCAGGGGTAACTGAGGTGCATTTTCTACCATTCAATCCAGTAGACAAACGAACGGCAATGACATACATTGATCAAAGCGGAAATTGGCATAGAGTCAGCAAGGGTGCACCTGAGCAG ATTGTGGAGCTATGCAACCTAAAGACTGATGACAAGAATAAGGTATTTTCAATCATCGATAAATTTGCTGAACGTGGTCTTCGTTCTTTAGCCGTTTGCCAGCAA ACAGTACCTGAGAAAACTAAGGAGAGTTCTGGAGGCCCGTGGGAGTTTGTAGGTTTATTGCCACTTTTTGACCCGCCAAGACATGACAGTGCTGAAACTATTCGACGGGCCCTACACCTTGGTGTCAACGTGAAAATGATCACCGGTGATCAGTTAGCTATTGGAAAAGAAACGGGTCGCAGACTTGGAATGGGTACGAATATGTACCCATCTTCTTCACTTCTTGGTCAAAACAAAGATTCGGCTATTGCAGACATCCCAATTGAAGAACTAATCGAAAAGGCTGATGGTTTTGCTGGAGTTTTCCCTG AACATAAATATGAGATTGTGAGGAAACTACAGGAGCGAAAGCATATTTGTGGAATGACAGGAGATGGTGTAAACGATGCACCAGCATTAAAACGGGCCGATATTGGTATAGCTGTTGCTGATGCCACTGACGCAGCTCGAGGTGCATCAGATATCGTGTTGACTGAACCGGGACTTAGTGTGATTGTAAGCGCGGTTTTAACCAGCCGAGCTATCTTTCAAAGGATGAAAAACTACACCATTTATGCTGTCTCGATCACCATTCGTATCGTGCTCGGGTTCATGCTAATTGCTCTTATTTGGAAATTCGATTTCTCGCCTTTTATGGTTTTGATCATTGCAATTCTTAATGATGGAACCATTATGACAATATCTAAAGATAAAGTCAAACCTTCACCTATGCCCGATTCATGGAAGCTAAAAGAGATTTTTGCTACTGGGGTTGTTCTTGGAACTTATTTAGCAGTTATGACAGTTATTTTTTTCTGGTTAGCAAAAGAATCTGACTTTTTTACG GAACGATTTGGTGTGAAATCGATCAGAGACTCAGAATATGAGCTGATGTCAGCTCTTTATCTTCAAGTTAGTATTATCAGTCAGGCACTCATTTTCGTTACACGATCAAGGAGCTGGTCATTCATTGAACGTCCTGGTCTTTTACTCCTTACCGCCTTTTTTATAGCTCAGCTG ATTGCTACCACGATCGCGGTCTACGCAAATTGGGATTTCGCAAGAGTGAAAGGAATCGGTTGGGGTTGGGCTGGTGTGATCTGGCTCTATAGCATAATCTTCTACTTCCCATtagatatcttcaaattcatcatccGTTACGCTTTGAGTGGCAAGGCTTGGGACAATATGCTCGAAAAACGG ACTGCTTTCACCTCCAAAAAGGACTATGGACGCGGTGAGAGAGAAGCCCAATGGGCCACGGATCAACGTACGTTGCATGGTCTCCAAGCACCAAACGCAAACGAAATCTTGAAAGACAAGAATGACTACAGAGAGTTGTCAGAACTTGCAGAACAAGCAAAGAGGCGTGCTGAGGTGGCTAG GCTGAGGGAGCTTCACACTCTAAAAGGGCATGTTGAATCGGTAGTGAAGCTTAAAGGCCTCGATATCGAAACCATCCAACAACACTACACAGTTTAG
- the LOC139904454 gene encoding plasma membrane ATPase-like isoform X2, translated as MWNPLSWVMEAAAIMAIVLANGGGKPPDWQDFVGITTLLIINSTISFIEENNAGNAAAALMAGLAPKTKVIRDGKWDEQDAAILVPGDVISVKLGDIIPADARLLEGDPLKIDQSALTGESLPVTKNPGDSVYSGSTCKQGEIEAVVIATGVHTFFGKAAHLVDSTNQVGHFQKVLTSIGNFCICSIAVGLIIEIVVMYPIQKRTYRNGIDNLLVLLIGGIPIAMPTVLSVTMAIGSHKLSEQGAITKRMTAIEEMAGMDVLCSDKTGTLTLNKLTVDKTLIEVFIKDTDKDQVILLGARASRVENQDAIDACIVGMLPDPKEARAGVTEVHFLPFNPVDKRTAMTYIDQSGNWHRVSKGAPEQIVELCNLKTDDKNKVFSIIDKFAERGLRSLAVCQQVIPEKTKESSGGPWEFVGLLPLFDPPRHDSAETIRRALHLGVNVKMITGDQLAIGKETGRRLGMGTNMYPSSSLLGQNKDSAIADIPIEELIEKADGFAGVFPEHKYEIVRKLQERKHICGMTGDGVNDAPALKRADIGIAVADATDAARGASDIVLTEPGLSVIVSAVLTSRAIFQRMKNYTIYAVSITIRIVLGFMLIALIWKFDFSPFMVLIIAILNDGTIMTISKDKVKPSPMPDSWKLKEIFATGVVLGTYLAVMTVIFFWLAKESDFFTERFGVKSIRDSEYELMSALYLQVSIISQALIFVTRSRSWSFIERPGLLLLTAFFIAQLIATTIAVYANWDFARVKGIGWGWAGVIWLYSIIFYFPLDIFKFIIRYALSGKAWDNMLEKRTAFTSKKDYGRGEREAQWATDQRTLHGLQAPNANEILKDKNDYRELSELAEQAKRRAEVARLRELHTLKGHVESVVKLKGLDIETIQQHYTV; from the exons ATGTGGAATCCATTGTCATGGGTCATGGAAGCTGCTGCAATTATGGCTATTGTCTTGGCCAATGGAGGG GGCAAGCCTCCAGATTGGCAAGATTTTGTTGGAATCACAACATTACTAATAATCAACTCGACTATTAGTTTTATCGAAGAAAACAATGCAGGAAACGCTGCAGCAGCTCTTATGGCAGGTCTTGCACCAAAAACAAAGGTCATACGTGACGGGAAATGGGATGAACAAGACGCTGCTATTTTGGTACCTGGTGATGTTATTAGTGTCAAATTGGGTGATATTATCCCAGCTGACGCACGTCTTTTAGAAGGAGATCCTCTTAAGATTGATCAATCTGCATTGACTGGTGAATCATTACCCGTGACCAAGAATCCAGGTGATAGCGTTTATTCGGGCTCTACTTGCAAACAAGGAGAGATTGAAGCTGTTGTTATCGCTACTGGTGTCCACACGTTCTTTGGAAAGGCTGCTCATTTAGTCGATAGCACAAATCAAGTCGGACATTTCCAAAAG GTGTTGACATCCATAGGTAACTTCTGCATATGCTCCATAGCAGTCGGGCTAATTATCGAAATAGTGGTGATGTACCCAATTCAGAAACGAACATATAGAAACGGAATCGATAATTTACTTGTTCTACTCATTGGAGGTATCCCAATTGCCATGCCAACAGTGTTGTCAGTGACCATGGCAATCGGGTCCCACAAGTTATCGGAGCAAGGTGCTATCACTAAGAGAATGACAGCCATTGAAGAAATGGCGGGAATGGATGTTTTGTGCAGTGACAAAACTGGTACCCTCACCTTGAACAAACTTACAGTTGACAAAACTCTCATTGAG GTTTTCATAAAGGATACTGATAAGGATCAAGTGATTCTATTGGGAGCAAGGGCTTCAAGAGTGGAGAATCAAGATGCAATTGATGCTTGTATTGTAGGAATGCTTCCTGATCCTAAGGag GCACGAGCAGGGGTAACTGAGGTGCATTTTCTACCATTCAATCCAGTAGACAAACGAACGGCAATGACATACATTGATCAAAGCGGAAATTGGCATAGAGTCAGCAAGGGTGCACCTGAGCAG ATTGTGGAGCTATGCAACCTAAAGACTGATGACAAGAATAAGGTATTTTCAATCATCGATAAATTTGCTGAACGTGGTCTTCGTTCTTTAGCCGTTTGCCAGCAAGTAA TACCTGAGAAAACTAAGGAGAGTTCTGGAGGCCCGTGGGAGTTTGTAGGTTTATTGCCACTTTTTGACCCGCCAAGACATGACAGTGCTGAAACTATTCGACGGGCCCTACACCTTGGTGTCAACGTGAAAATGATCACCGGTGATCAGTTAGCTATTGGAAAAGAAACGGGTCGCAGACTTGGAATGGGTACGAATATGTACCCATCTTCTTCACTTCTTGGTCAAAACAAAGATTCGGCTATTGCAGACATCCCAATTGAAGAACTAATCGAAAAGGCTGATGGTTTTGCTGGAGTTTTCCCTG AACATAAATATGAGATTGTGAGGAAACTACAGGAGCGAAAGCATATTTGTGGAATGACAGGAGATGGTGTAAACGATGCACCAGCATTAAAACGGGCCGATATTGGTATAGCTGTTGCTGATGCCACTGACGCAGCTCGAGGTGCATCAGATATCGTGTTGACTGAACCGGGACTTAGTGTGATTGTAAGCGCGGTTTTAACCAGCCGAGCTATCTTTCAAAGGATGAAAAACTACACCATTTATGCTGTCTCGATCACCATTCGTATCGTGCTCGGGTTCATGCTAATTGCTCTTATTTGGAAATTCGATTTCTCGCCTTTTATGGTTTTGATCATTGCAATTCTTAATGATGGAACCATTATGACAATATCTAAAGATAAAGTCAAACCTTCACCTATGCCCGATTCATGGAAGCTAAAAGAGATTTTTGCTACTGGGGTTGTTCTTGGAACTTATTTAGCAGTTATGACAGTTATTTTTTTCTGGTTAGCAAAAGAATCTGACTTTTTTACG GAACGATTTGGTGTGAAATCGATCAGAGACTCAGAATATGAGCTGATGTCAGCTCTTTATCTTCAAGTTAGTATTATCAGTCAGGCACTCATTTTCGTTACACGATCAAGGAGCTGGTCATTCATTGAACGTCCTGGTCTTTTACTCCTTACCGCCTTTTTTATAGCTCAGCTG ATTGCTACCACGATCGCGGTCTACGCAAATTGGGATTTCGCAAGAGTGAAAGGAATCGGTTGGGGTTGGGCTGGTGTGATCTGGCTCTATAGCATAATCTTCTACTTCCCATtagatatcttcaaattcatcatccGTTACGCTTTGAGTGGCAAGGCTTGGGACAATATGCTCGAAAAACGG ACTGCTTTCACCTCCAAAAAGGACTATGGACGCGGTGAGAGAGAAGCCCAATGGGCCACGGATCAACGTACGTTGCATGGTCTCCAAGCACCAAACGCAAACGAAATCTTGAAAGACAAGAATGACTACAGAGAGTTGTCAGAACTTGCAGAACAAGCAAAGAGGCGTGCTGAGGTGGCTAG GCTGAGGGAGCTTCACACTCTAAAAGGGCATGTTGAATCGGTAGTGAAGCTTAAAGGCCTCGATATCGAAACCATCCAACAACACTACACAGTTTAG
- the LOC139839768 gene encoding probable receptor-like protein kinase At1g80640, with protein MTDPPLSSMADPVLPTEKKPTFSQFPTENQAQTPGGLEIRVVHHEDLNKRILVALIVASTLLVAILLFLSCLWIFRLKRSKTSDMNKAQQSQDASKGLSLGPILDKFNPLRMAGKKGSVTVIEYEWLVSATNNFHEDNIIGHGAFGSVYKACFNDHFLAAVKRIHGGGPDAVRGFENEINCLSRVQHQNIVNLLGYCIHGETRFLVYEMMHNGSLESQLHGRSHGTGLSWQHRMKIALDIARGLEYLHERCTPPVIHRYLKSSNILLGSNYNAKLSDFGLAITDGIHGKNNIKLSGTLGYVAPEYLLDGKLTDKSDVYAFGVVLLELLIGRKPVEKMSPSKCQSIVTWAMPQLTDRSKLPSIVDPVIRDTMDLKHLYQVAAVAVLCVQPEPSYRPLIMDVLHSLIPLVPVELGGSLRATEP; from the exons ATGACAGACCCTCCTCTTTCTTCCATGGCTGACCCTGTTCTTCCTACAGAGAAAAAACCAACATTTTCTCAGTTTCCCACTGAAAACCAAGCTCAAACTCCTG GAGGTTTGGAAATTAGAGTAGTTCATCATGAAGATTTGAATAAAAGGATTCTTGTAGCACTCATTGTTGCTTCAACTTTACTTGTTGCAATTTTACTGTTTTTATCATGTTTATGGATTTTCAGATTAAAAAGGTCAAAAACATCTGATATGAATAAAGCCCAACAAAGTCAAG ATGCTTCAAAAGGGTTGTCACTGGGACCAATTTTGGATAAATTTAACCCATTGAGAATGGCTGGTAAAAAGGGGTCAGTGACTGTTATCGAATACGAATGGTTAGTGTCtgcaacaaacaattttcatgaagacAATATCATAGGACATGGTGCATTTGGGAGTGTGTACAAAGCTTGTTTCAATGATCATTTTCTTGCAGCTGTTAAAAGAATCCATGGTGGAGGACCAGATGCAGTTAGAGGATTTGAG AATGAGATAAATTGTTTAAGCAGAGTTCAACATCAGAACATTGTTAATCTTTTGGGTTATTGCATACATGGTGAGACCAGGTTTTTGGTCTATGAAATGATGCATAATGGTTCACTAGAATCTCAATTACATG GGCGGTCTCATGGAACTGGTTTAAGTTGGCAGCACCGAATGAAAATCGCACTTGATATTGCAAG AGGACTAGAGTATCTTCATGAGCGTTGTACCCCACCTGTTATTCATAGATATTTGAAATCGTCGAACATACTTCTAGGTTCCAACTACAACGCTAAA CTTTCTGACTTTGGACTCGCTATAACGGATGGGATTCATGGCAAGAATAACATAAAGCTTTCAGGAACACTAGGTTACGTAGCTCCAGAATACCTCTTAGATG GTAAGCTTACCGATAAGAGTGATGTTTATGCGTTTGGAGTTGTACTTTTAGAGCTGTTAATAGGAAGAAAGCCAGTAGAGAAAATGTCACCATCTAAATGCCAATCTATCGTCACATGG GCAATGCCTCAGCTAACTGACAGATCAAAGCTTCCAAGCATAGTTGATCCTGTGATTAGAGATACAATGGACTTGAAGCACTTGTATCAA GTTGCTGCTGTAGCTGTGCTATGTGTACAACCAGAACCAAGTTACAGGCCATTGATAATGGATGTTTTACATTCTTTGATCCCACTTGTACCTGTTGAGCTTGGTGGGTCATTAAGAGCTACAGAACCTTGA